The Gammaproteobacteria bacterium DNA window AGCCCAGCGCGCCAGCGGGTGCAGGCCGTCCGCCTCGCAGGCGCGCGCAGCCAGTTCAGCCCGCATGCGCGGTTCCCAGAAGGCCTTGATGTGACCAAGGACCTCCTCGCGGGCGCGCTCTTCCGGATACGCCGCGAAA harbors:
- a CDS encoding formate dehydrogenase subunit delta; translation: MQTDKLVHMANQIASYFAAYPEERAREEVLGHIKAFWEPRMRAELAARACEADGLHPLARWAAKQL